The following are encoded together in the Macadamia integrifolia cultivar HAES 741 chromosome 10, SCU_Mint_v3, whole genome shotgun sequence genome:
- the LOC122090695 gene encoding uncharacterized protein LOC122090695 translates to MRDFPSCFGENGVQVADSSSSASKAAQNLVTCIYQCRLRGRSCLITITWSKNLMGQGLSVGIDDSTNRCLCKVDIKPWLFSKRKGCKSLEADSSKIDIYWDLSSAKFGSGPEPLEGFYVAVVVEREMVLLLGDLSKVAYKKTNAAPISSNAIFMAKREHIFGKKVYGTKAQFCDNGQIHEVRIECDMVGLSDPCLSIRIDSKVVMQVKRLRWKFRGNQTILVDGLPVEVFWDVHNWLFGTALGNAVFMFQTCLSADKLWASHSNTDTDPTLLPWSCSQIFKGSQRQGLGFSLILYAWKNE, encoded by the coding sequence ATGAGGGATTTCCCTTCCTGTTTCGGTGAGAATGGAGTTCAGGTGGCGGATTCGTCTTCAAGTGCCAGCAAAGCTGCTCAGAATTTAGTAACTTGCATTTACCAGTGTAGATTGCGGGGTAGGTCTTGCTTGATCACTATCACATGGAGCAAGAATCTGATGGGTCAAGGTCTAAGTGTTGGGATCGACGATTCGACTAACCGTTGCCTCTGTAAAGTCGATATAAAGCCATGGCTCTTCTCCAAGAGAAAAGGATGCAAGAGCTTAGAAGCCGATTCGAGTAAAATTGATATATATTGGGACCTCTCCTCTGCTAAATTTGGTTCCGGGCCAGAGCCATTGGAGGGGTTTTATGTGGCGGTGGTCGTTGAGCGAGAGATGGTTCTCTTGCTTGGGGATTTGAGTAAAGTGGCATACAAGAAGACCAACGCGGCTCCTATTTCTTCCAATGCCATCTTCATGGCCAAGAGAGAACACATTTTTGGGAAGAAGGTCTACGGCACCAAGGCTCAGTTCTGTGATAACGGGCAGATCCATGAGGTCAGAATCGAGTGCGACATGGTAGGACTGAGTGATCCATGCCTTTCGATCCGCATAGACAGTAAGGTGGTGATGCAGGTGAAGCGTCTCAGGTGGAAATTCAGGGGAAACCAGACCATCTTGGTGGATGGGCTCCCTGTGGAAGTGTTctgggatgttcataattggcTCTTTGGGACAGCTTTAGGGAATGCCGTTTTCATGTTCCAGACATGTCTTTCTGCTGATAAATTGTGGGCCAGTCATAGTAATACAGATACTGATCCCACCTTATTGCCTTGGTCCTGCTCACAGATATTCAAAGGTTCTCAACGACAAGGTCTTGGTTTCTccctgattttgtatgcttggAAGAATGAGTAG